Genomic window (Arachis hypogaea cultivar Tifrunner chromosome 13, arahy.Tifrunner.gnm2.J5K5, whole genome shotgun sequence):
GCCTATTTAATCTTAATGGGTAATgttagtagaaaaaaaaaaaacagccagaatttaccttatttagtattaattaattgtcgcaacaattaataaggataatgctaggtatacaaaaaaaaaacagttagaacttgccttatttaacattaattaattatcgcaacaattaatgaatgctaaataaagcaagttatggctgtttttggctgattttctttggttatcaaacatttctgattaataaatgttaaataagataaattatgactatttttgtctgattttctttggttaccaaacatttccgttTTCAAAAACCAAACTGGTCCATATACTCTATTACTTCTCGCCTAAGGTACCAAATCCTTTGTGTCTCTATTCTGACTAAGTACCGTCCAAAATTTCAAGGCCCCATTCATTAAGACTTTCAAAAGGAGCCTCACCCTCCCTTCTTCCTGCCTTTGCTTTTTGAAAAAACATACCTAGACTCTAATTCACCTTAATTAATTGGGGAATGCTAGgagaacaatgaaaattttgaataacatcaacaatcaccaatcaaatgaaaatacactacactttaatttaatgctactaattaaatttactcttttaactctattaattaatattgtttacatattgttcaaaaatcttgttaataacctatacttttcctaattaATTATAAGGACTTTTTAAACTGTACAACAGATTgtaagaggtaagaaaggtacaTCAATTTAAAACTAGGAACAAAAAAATAATGCTGAGAAAGCcgtcttaataatttttttttgtattatgtaCACGCATTCACACAACACATGCAAAGCAACCATGCTATTCAATCGTcccaaagacaaaaaaaaatacacaaaattaataattacgtGTGTATCAAACTGCAAATTAAGCTTCACAAAAAGAAAAATGTCTCATGCATGTTTCTAACTTTGAGACTGCAACCTTTTTGGGTAGAcatcattgttattattgataATTATTTGTAGATTATTGTTGAAATTGCCGCTAATTGCACTTGTCACCGGCAAAGACGACGGACTCGACCCTGCCGTGGAAGAATTATCACGGGCCGGTGTGCCGCCATGACTCGGCAATGGCCACCCTTGGATCATCTTCAACTCCGGCGCGTTCTCAGACACGCGCCACACCTTCACAGAGTTATCCAAGCTCCCAGTGTAAATAATCCATCGCTGGTCACCTTTTCGGCGTTGACCTTGGCGGCGGTCTTCCTCTTCTTTGACGGTGAGACACTTCACCGGCCCAGTGTGGCCGGAGAGCACCGAAAGACACGTGTGGATGCCGCTCTCGTTGCGCTTCCACACGCATATATTCTTATCGGCAGAGCCGCTGAACACCAAGTTTCCGGCCACGGCAAGGCAAAGCACAGCGAGTTTATGTCCTCTCAAAACTCCGCCGTGACACAGCTCGCCGCCCTTCAGATCCTGCTCCCAGAAATTCACCAATCCGTCGGACGACGCGGCGTAAACCACCGCCGCCGACCGGTTCACCGCCAGCGCCGTGACGGCGTTCTCCTGCCTCAGCAAAATTCTATCGATCACGTGCCTCGTCTTCTTCTCACTCACTTGCTTCCTCCGCCACATCTTGACTGTCCCATCGGCGGCGCCGGTGAGCACAAACGCCCCAAACGCCGCAACCACCGAATTCACGGCGTCCTCGTGGGCGTCAATGGATTCTAAGCACTTGGAATCGGAGATTCTCCAAACCTTAACCGTCTTATCCCAAGATCCAGAATATAACAATCCTGCTTCTTCGTCCAAGCTCAAGGTC
Coding sequences:
- the LOC112736825 gene encoding protein JINGUBANG-like, whose amino-acid sequence is MKNTKGGGGGGDSGGTMLVEQRNGVVRRPKLGAIFRSSDPTSLYTPNHYDEDHNRRVTSGSAQADSSSSSNNASPYNMSPYNNTTSSVSSSPYNKSPWLLPSINFFHQNEIENDAFYSQNGLIGSIVREEGHIYSLAVNGSLLYTGSESKNIRVWKDLKDFAGFKSNSGFVKTIVISDEKIYTGHQDGKIRVWKVSKKNPSSYKRVGSLPTFKEYFKSSMNPKNYVEVRRNRSAVKVKHFDAVSTLSLDEEAGLLYSGSWDKTVKVWRISDSKCLESIDAHEDAVNSVVAAFGAFVLTGAADGTVKMWRRKQVSEKKTRHVIDRILLRQENAVTALAVNRSAAVVYAASSDGLVNFWEQDLKGGELCHGGVLRGHKLAVLCLAVAGNLVFSGSADKNICVWKRNESGIHTCLSVLSGHTGPVKCLTVKEEEDRRQGQRRKGDQRWIIYTGSLDNSVKVWRVSENAPELKMIQGWPLPSHGGTPARDNSSTAGSSPSSLPVTSAISGNFNNNLQIIINNNNDVYPKRLQSQS